One genomic segment of Streptomyces liangshanensis includes these proteins:
- a CDS encoding MBL fold metallo-hydrolase, with protein MSRTSSPKSLDVNVFNSPRRPAVGERPFEMGPPFGWDPTTATLIYGERDAVLVDALTTEAEGEALAKWVALHGKNLTMVYITHGHPDHFFGLPPVLRHFPDAKVIATPGTMEVIAQTPPELIEFGRKMWPGLPADIVLPELYEADAFTLEGEEIRIIEQGRTDGLHSTSLHVPSIDLVVGGDVLYNQCHMFVGETTPASRENWIAALDRLAALNPKIAIAGHKKTGATDTAACIEDSKRYLRDFGRLQESTTSERELFEGIGRLYPHWDSHQSWLMFGLPLKTIPEGVE; from the coding sequence ATGTCCAGGACCAGTTCTCCGAAGAGCTTGGACGTCAACGTCTTCAACTCGCCTCGCAGGCCCGCCGTCGGCGAGCGTCCGTTCGAGATGGGTCCGCCGTTCGGCTGGGATCCGACCACGGCGACGCTGATCTACGGTGAGCGGGACGCCGTGCTGGTCGACGCGCTCACGACGGAGGCGGAGGGCGAGGCCCTCGCGAAATGGGTCGCGCTGCACGGCAAGAACCTCACGATGGTCTACATCACGCACGGACACCCCGATCACTTCTTCGGACTGCCGCCCGTGCTCCGGCACTTCCCGGACGCCAAGGTGATCGCCACGCCGGGGACGATGGAGGTCATCGCGCAAACGCCGCCCGAGCTGATCGAGTTCGGCCGGAAGATGTGGCCCGGCCTGCCCGCGGACATCGTGCTGCCCGAGCTGTACGAGGCGGACGCGTTCACGCTGGAGGGCGAGGAGATCCGCATCATCGAGCAGGGCCGTACCGACGGGCTGCACAGCACGTCGCTGCACGTGCCGTCCATCGACCTGGTCGTCGGCGGGGACGTGCTCTACAACCAGTGCCACATGTTCGTCGGCGAGACGACCCCGGCGAGCCGGGAGAACTGGATCGCCGCGCTCGACCGGCTGGCGGCACTGAACCCGAAGATCGCGATCGCCGGCCACAAGAAGACCGGGGCCACGGACACCGCCGCGTGCATCGAGGACTCCAAGCGCTACCTGCGCGACTTCGGCCGCCTCCAGGAGTCCACGACCTCCGAGCGGGAGCTGTTCGAGGGGATCGGCCGGCTCTACCCGCACTGGGACAGCCACCAGTCGTGGCTGATGTTCGGGCTGCCCCTCAAGACGATCCCCGAGGGAGTGGAATGA
- a CDS encoding lipocalin-like domain-containing protein: MMWLANQVLGTWRLESFTARYTDRPGTIHPLGEDATGLIMYTADGYMSAQIMRQGREDYDLLDSDGSDLVQAAAAATGYLAYSGRYTADEATRTLHHNVEVSLLPAWLDTIQIREATLDGDRLTLVADDPFPGGTVHSVLTWKRPRPKAG; encoded by the coding sequence ATGATGTGGCTCGCGAACCAGGTCCTCGGCACGTGGCGGCTGGAGTCGTTCACGGCCCGGTACACCGACCGCCCCGGCACCATCCACCCCCTCGGCGAGGACGCCACCGGCCTCATCATGTACACCGCCGACGGCTACATGTCGGCGCAGATCATGCGGCAGGGCCGCGAGGACTACGACCTGCTGGACAGCGACGGCAGCGACCTCGTACAGGCGGCGGCCGCGGCGACCGGATACCTGGCCTACAGCGGCCGTTACACCGCCGACGAGGCCACCCGGACCCTCCACCACAACGTCGAGGTGTCCCTCCTGCCGGCCTGGCTGGACACGATCCAGATCCGCGAGGCCACCCTCGACGGCGACCGGTTGACGCTGGTCGCGGACGACCCCTTCCCGGGCGGCACGGTGCACTCGGTCCTGACCTGGAAACGCCCCCGCCCGAAAGCCGGTTGA
- a CDS encoding SDR family oxidoreductase has product MTSLKDATVLVTGANGGLGTAYVKVALERGARRVYATARTPQQWDDERVVALTLDVSDPASIEEAKARAGDVSILINNAATFPHSDLLTAPVDEIRATLDANLLGPILTARAFAPALRSAKGALVNVGSVLSWFAVGKAHSVSKAGLWMATNALRLELAPDGVQVLGVYPGPIDTPMQLGEDRAGMSRPSDIAAATFDALEAGEFELIPDEMAKKVHGALSHPVTALYPALAPK; this is encoded by the coding sequence ATGACATCACTCAAAGACGCAACAGTTCTTGTCACAGGTGCCAACGGCGGGCTGGGAACCGCATACGTGAAGGTCGCCCTCGAACGCGGCGCCCGCCGCGTCTACGCCACGGCGCGTACGCCCCAGCAGTGGGACGACGAGCGGGTGGTGGCGCTGACGCTCGACGTCTCCGACCCTGCCTCGATCGAGGAGGCGAAGGCTCGGGCCGGTGACGTCTCGATCCTGATCAACAACGCCGCCACGTTCCCGCACAGTGACCTGCTGACGGCCCCGGTCGACGAGATCCGGGCCACCTTGGACGCCAACCTGCTGGGCCCCATCCTGACGGCGCGTGCTTTCGCTCCGGCGCTCCGCTCGGCCAAGGGCGCGCTTGTCAACGTCGGTTCCGTGCTCAGCTGGTTCGCCGTGGGCAAGGCCCACAGCGTCTCCAAGGCCGGACTGTGGATGGCCACGAACGCCCTGCGGCTCGAACTCGCTCCCGACGGGGTTCAGGTTCTCGGCGTCTACCCCGGTCCCATCGACACGCCCATGCAGCTCGGTGAGGACCGTGCGGGGATGAGCAGGCCGTCCGACATCGCCGCCGCCACGTTCGACGCGCTCGAAGCGGGAGAGTTCGAACTGATCCCGGACGAGATGGCCAAGAAGGTGCACGGCGCCCTGTCCCACCCGGTCACCGCGCTGTACCCGGCGCTCGCGCCGAAGTAG
- a CDS encoding MFS transporter: MSKRSQVAAPAPAVGRAVTHHPRAILAVLSLAAFMASLDVFIVNVAFDKIGESFHGSSVSDLSWVLNAYAIIYAALLVPLGRLADKIGRKRMFLLGLGLFTLASVACAAAPGLWWLVVFRVVQAVGAAALTPTSLGLLLASVPAEKRMPYVRIWSAVAGIAAAAGPVLGGLLVSASWRWVFLVNLPVGILALVAAARVVPDSRDANVSKVPDMLGAAVLTLGIGALALAIVKGGDWGWGSGDTVAAFVAAAVLLVWFVWRAEHHPVPLLEPDLYKVRTFAAANIAMITFSVGFAGYLLTLVLWLQNVWHWSTVSTGLAVAPGPAVVPIVAVLVQRLGHRIHPGVLTTLGCLVFGAGIVTTLLLVGPHGSDYASALLPGELLSGIGIGLALPTLLGSATAGLPPHRASTGSGAINMTRQIGYVLGVSVILAILGTPTSYAAAHTAFVHGWWTLAAVELAAATAALGLLPRRPRNPAPSSP, from the coding sequence ATGAGTAAAAGAAGCCAGGTGGCTGCCCCCGCCCCAGCGGTCGGGCGCGCGGTGACCCACCACCCTCGTGCGATCCTCGCCGTCCTGTCGCTCGCCGCGTTCATGGCGAGCCTGGACGTCTTCATCGTCAACGTCGCCTTCGACAAGATCGGCGAGAGCTTCCACGGATCGTCGGTCAGCGATCTGAGCTGGGTGCTCAACGCCTACGCGATCATCTACGCGGCCCTCCTCGTCCCGCTCGGCCGCCTGGCCGACAAGATCGGGCGCAAGCGGATGTTCCTCCTGGGGCTGGGGTTGTTCACCCTGGCGAGCGTCGCCTGCGCGGCGGCCCCCGGGCTGTGGTGGCTCGTGGTGTTCCGGGTGGTCCAGGCGGTCGGCGCGGCCGCGCTGACGCCCACCTCGCTCGGTCTCCTGCTGGCCTCGGTGCCGGCCGAGAAGCGCATGCCGTACGTACGGATCTGGTCCGCCGTCGCCGGGATCGCCGCGGCGGCCGGGCCCGTCCTGGGTGGCCTGCTGGTCTCGGCGAGCTGGCGCTGGGTGTTCCTCGTGAACCTCCCCGTCGGGATCCTCGCGCTCGTCGCGGCGGCCCGTGTCGTACCGGACTCGCGGGACGCCAACGTCTCCAAGGTCCCCGACATGCTCGGAGCCGCCGTCCTGACCCTGGGGATAGGCGCTCTCGCGCTGGCGATCGTGAAGGGCGGCGACTGGGGGTGGGGGAGCGGCGACACCGTCGCGGCCTTCGTCGCCGCGGCCGTGCTCCTGGTCTGGTTCGTGTGGCGCGCCGAGCACCACCCCGTACCCCTCTTGGAACCCGACCTCTACAAGGTCCGCACCTTCGCCGCGGCGAACATCGCGATGATCACCTTCAGCGTCGGCTTCGCCGGATACCTGCTCACCCTGGTCCTCTGGCTCCAGAACGTCTGGCACTGGTCGACCGTCTCGACCGGCCTCGCCGTGGCCCCCGGCCCCGCCGTCGTCCCGATCGTCGCCGTTCTCGTGCAACGCCTCGGCCACCGGATCCACCCCGGAGTGCTCACCACACTGGGCTGCCTGGTCTTCGGGGCCGGCATCGTCACCACGCTGCTCCTCGTCGGCCCGCACGGCTCGGACTACGCGAGCGCGCTCCTGCCCGGCGAACTCCTCTCCGGCATCGGCATCGGGCTCGCCCTCCCGACCCTGCTCGGCTCCGCCACCGCCGGGCTGCCGCCCCACCGCGCCTCCACCGGCAGCGGCGCCATCAACATGACCCGCCAGATCGGGTACGTCCTCGGCGTCAGCGTCATCCTCGCCATCCTCGGCACCCCCACCTCGTACGCCGCCGCACACACCGCGTTCGTACACGGCTGGTGGACCCTGGCCGCCGTCGAACTGGCCGCCGCCACAGCCGCCCTCGGACTCCTGCCCCGACGCCCCCGGAATCCCGCACCCAGCTCCCCCTGA
- a CDS encoding winged helix-turn-helix transcriptional regulator, with amino-acid sequence MKRRDYGQYCGLARAMELVGERWALLVIRDLAAQPQRYTDLLNGLPGIPTNVLSTRLKELEQAGLVERRIAPAPQRSVQYALTPVGQDLEPAILSLGRWGASQLDEPKPGDVVTPGSVTLSLRAVFDPVAAAGLNASWEIRSPDMVLHAAVTDGQLDAGVGPLPGKPDLVITFDPDGLASYRALIQAAKCGLVELDGPRTLLDTFLSVFPLPKTNPAATKTPAAPKANAKVSH; translated from the coding sequence ATGAAGCGTCGTGACTATGGGCAGTACTGCGGCCTCGCCCGGGCCATGGAGCTGGTCGGCGAGCGCTGGGCCCTGCTGGTCATCCGCGATCTCGCAGCACAGCCCCAGCGGTACACGGACCTGCTCAACGGCTTGCCGGGCATCCCGACGAACGTGCTCTCCACCCGGCTCAAGGAACTCGAACAGGCGGGCCTGGTCGAGCGCCGCATCGCACCGGCGCCGCAGCGCAGCGTCCAGTACGCCCTGACCCCCGTCGGGCAGGACCTCGAACCGGCGATCCTCTCCCTCGGGCGCTGGGGAGCGAGCCAGCTCGACGAGCCCAAGCCGGGAGACGTCGTCACCCCCGGCTCGGTGACCCTGTCCCTGCGCGCGGTGTTCGATCCCGTAGCGGCGGCCGGGCTGAACGCGTCCTGGGAGATCCGCTCCCCCGACATGGTCCTGCACGCCGCCGTCACCGACGGACAACTCGACGCCGGCGTCGGCCCGTTGCCCGGAAAGCCCGACCTGGTCATCACCTTCGACCCGGATGGTCTGGCCTCCTACCGGGCCCTCATCCAGGCCGCCAAGTGCGGGCTGGTCGAGCTGGACGGCCCGCGCACCCTGCTCGACACGTTCCTCAGTGTGTTCCCCCTCCCGAAGACCAACCCCGCGGCCACAAAGACCCCTGCGGCCCCCAAGGCCAACGCCAAGGTCTCCCACTGA
- a CDS encoding NmrA family NAD(P)-binding protein, giving the protein MTSSSDARTVLVTGATGNTGRATVKESLALGLRVRALVRGHDERSRALADLGAEIVVGDLLEINTLRPALEGADAAYFVFPIDPGLVHAAVNFAQAVKETGVPSTLNLSQRSVNRESVSPSCRDTFLAEEVFNWSGLDVTHLRPTVFLDQLFYPWVLAPLQQGVLRIPAGQGRCAPVASQDQGRAIAALLKEPARRAGRITALSGPVEMDFEQLAAELSDALGRKIAYQDQPLEEYAAGLRELGLPPHLVDSIAGIWADYQDGRMAGSDDHIEEITGKRSMTVGEFARAHASLLNATGRHDR; this is encoded by the coding sequence ATGACTTCCTCTTCCGACGCCAGGACCGTCCTCGTCACCGGGGCGACGGGCAACACGGGCCGGGCCACCGTCAAGGAGAGCCTCGCGCTCGGCTTGCGCGTACGGGCCCTCGTACGCGGCCACGACGAGCGCTCCCGCGCTCTCGCCGATCTCGGCGCGGAGATCGTCGTCGGCGACCTGCTGGAGATCAACACACTGCGCCCGGCCCTGGAGGGCGCCGACGCGGCGTACTTCGTCTTCCCGATCGACCCCGGCCTCGTCCACGCCGCCGTCAACTTCGCGCAGGCCGTGAAGGAGACCGGTGTGCCCAGCACGCTCAACCTGTCGCAGCGCTCCGTGAACCGCGAGTCCGTCAGCCCCTCCTGTCGCGACACCTTCCTGGCGGAGGAGGTGTTCAACTGGTCCGGGCTGGACGTGACGCACCTGCGCCCGACCGTGTTCCTCGACCAGTTGTTCTACCCGTGGGTGCTGGCTCCCCTCCAGCAGGGCGTCCTGCGCATACCGGCCGGACAGGGCCGCTGCGCCCCGGTCGCGTCCCAGGACCAGGGCCGCGCCATCGCCGCACTGCTGAAGGAGCCCGCCCGGCGCGCCGGAAGGATCACCGCGCTGTCCGGCCCGGTCGAGATGGACTTCGAGCAGCTGGCCGCCGAACTGTCCGACGCGCTCGGCCGGAAGATCGCCTACCAGGACCAGCCGCTGGAGGAGTACGCGGCCGGCCTCCGCGAACTCGGGCTTCCGCCGCACCTCGTCGACAGCATCGCCGGCATCTGGGCCGACTACCAGGACGGGCGCATGGCCGGCTCCGACGACCACATCGAGGAGATCACCGGCAAGCGGTCCATGACCGTCGGCGAGTTCGCCCGCGCCCACGCGTCTCTCCTCAACGCCACCGGAAGGCACGACCGATGA
- a CDS encoding STAS domain-containing protein, translating to MTTPLTLTPGRRPDGTALLTAVGEIDLSNTDVLASALDGTSGLLVLDLTGVEYLDSAGLSVLFPHADRIELIATPLLKPVLAISGLADITTIHDA from the coding sequence ATGACCACACCGCTCACCCTCACCCCCGGCCGACGGCCCGACGGCACGGCGCTGTTGACCGCGGTCGGCGAGATCGACCTGAGCAACACCGACGTCCTCGCCTCCGCCCTCGACGGCACGAGCGGCCTCCTCGTCCTGGACCTGACCGGCGTCGAGTACCTCGACAGCGCGGGCCTGAGCGTGCTGTTCCCGCACGCCGACCGGATCGAGCTCATCGCCACGCCGCTCCTCAAGCCCGTACTGGCCATTTCCGGCCTCGCGGACATCACCACCATTCACGACGCCTAG
- a CDS encoding winged helix-turn-helix transcriptional regulator has product MKRRDFGQYCGLARALELVGERWALLIIRDLAVRPRRYTDLLEGLPGIPTNVLSTRLKELEQAGLVERRVAPAPERGIRYVLTADGSALEPAVHALGRWGTGQLDEPRPGDIVTPESVTMSLRAGFNPAAAARRDASWEIRAGDMVLHAVVAEGRLAAGVGPVPLPGKAQLVITFDPDDLPSYQALMQAAKCGLVELEGRRTLLNTFVDVFTPPVDTPPVDQDPAPDRRRRES; this is encoded by the coding sequence ATGAAGCGTCGTGACTTCGGACAGTACTGCGGACTCGCACGGGCCCTGGAGCTCGTGGGGGAACGCTGGGCGCTGCTGATCATTCGTGATCTCGCGGTACGGCCGCGGCGCTACACGGACCTGCTCGAAGGGCTGCCCGGCATTCCGACCAACGTGCTGTCCACGCGGCTCAAGGAACTCGAACAGGCGGGCCTCGTCGAGCGCCGCGTCGCCCCCGCGCCGGAGCGCGGTATCCGGTACGTCCTCACGGCGGACGGGAGCGCCCTCGAACCGGCGGTCCATGCGCTCGGGCGGTGGGGGACCGGGCAACTGGACGAACCCCGGCCGGGAGACATCGTCACGCCCGAATCCGTCACCATGTCCCTCCGGGCGGGCTTCAACCCCGCCGCCGCGGCACGGCGGGACGCGTCCTGGGAGATCCGCGCCGGCGACATGGTGCTTCACGCCGTGGTCGCGGAGGGGCGGTTGGCGGCCGGCGTCGGGCCCGTACCCCTACCCGGTAAGGCGCAGCTGGTCATCACCTTCGATCCGGACGACCTGCCCTCGTACCAGGCGCTGATGCAGGCGGCCAAGTGCGGGCTGGTCGAGTTGGAGGGGCGGCGCACGCTCCTGAACACGTTCGTGGACGTCTTCACCCCTCCCGTCGACACCCCTCCCGTCGACCAGGACCCCGCACCGGACCGACGTCGGCGCGAGAGCTGA
- a CDS encoding class I SAM-dependent methyltransferase has translation MAKHQDETRAAYDGVVERYASMFTRRLETRPFARNMIGTFAELVRGTGNPRVADVGCGPGHLTALLHDLGLDAFGLDLSPAMLDHARRAYPSLRYAEARMEALPVGDGALGGVLAHYSVIHTPPGELAALFAEQARVLAPGGLLLLSFFGTEGPEPVRFEHKVAPAYSWPVGRVVELLAAAGLVAFARLLHDPASERGFLDAHVLARRS, from the coding sequence GTGGCGAAACACCAGGACGAGACCAGGGCGGCCTACGACGGAGTTGTCGAGCGGTACGCCTCGATGTTCACTCGCCGGCTGGAGACGCGGCCGTTCGCACGGAACATGATCGGCACCTTCGCCGAACTCGTGCGTGGCACGGGCAACCCACGAGTGGCCGACGTCGGGTGCGGACCCGGTCATCTGACCGCCCTGCTGCACGACTTGGGGCTGGACGCCTTCGGGCTCGACCTCTCCCCGGCGATGCTGGACCACGCCCGACGGGCTTACCCGTCGCTGCGGTACGCCGAAGCGCGGATGGAAGCCCTGCCGGTCGGGGACGGCGCGCTCGGCGGGGTGCTGGCCCACTACTCGGTGATCCACACCCCGCCGGGAGAACTGGCCGCGCTGTTCGCCGAACAGGCGCGTGTCCTGGCGCCAGGGGGCCTGCTCCTGCTGTCCTTCTTCGGGACCGAGGGGCCGGAGCCGGTTCGCTTCGAGCACAAGGTGGCGCCCGCCTACAGCTGGCCGGTGGGCCGGGTCGTCGAGTTGCTGGCCGCGGCGGGGCTCGTCGCGTTCGCCCGGCTTCTCCACGACCCGGCATCTGAACGGGGTTTCCTCGACGCCCACGTGCTGGCGCGCCGCTCGTAG
- a CDS encoding enoyl-CoA hydratase/isomerase family protein yields MNHLTLTKPSPSMWRVSFDNPPVNVISSRTIVELRALVDAAEADPDLTVIVFESANPDFFSAHWDLTDDTSSLASEPPPVTGQQAFVDVLIRLSKLPVISISSIRGRARGAGSEFLLATDIRFASRERALLGQFEMTTGLAPGGGAVSRLPRLVGRARALEILAGADDFDGDLAERYGYVNRSVPDAELDGFVDTFARRVAAADRDAVAELKGWVNEMTLPEDQEFRPQSDAFFARAAGPKVSGWIGRAFERGLQQPGDLENRLGTRGFEV; encoded by the coding sequence ATGAACCACCTCACCCTCACCAAGCCGTCGCCGTCGATGTGGCGGGTCTCCTTCGACAATCCGCCGGTGAACGTCATCAGCTCGCGGACCATCGTCGAGCTGCGCGCGCTCGTCGACGCCGCCGAGGCCGACCCCGACCTGACGGTCATCGTGTTCGAGAGCGCGAACCCCGACTTCTTCTCCGCCCACTGGGATCTGACGGACGACACCTCGTCCCTGGCGAGCGAGCCGCCCCCCGTCACCGGCCAGCAGGCCTTCGTGGACGTGCTCATACGGCTCAGCAAACTGCCCGTCATCTCCATCAGCAGCATCCGGGGCCGCGCGCGCGGAGCCGGCAGCGAGTTCCTCCTCGCCACCGACATCCGGTTCGCGAGCCGCGAGCGCGCGCTCCTCGGGCAGTTCGAGATGACCACCGGCCTCGCGCCCGGCGGCGGGGCGGTCTCACGGCTGCCCCGGCTGGTCGGTCGCGCCCGCGCGCTGGAGATCCTGGCCGGCGCCGACGACTTCGACGGCGATCTCGCGGAACGGTACGGCTACGTCAACCGATCCGTCCCGGACGCGGAACTCGACGGGTTCGTCGACACCTTCGCACGGCGAGTCGCCGCGGCGGACCGCGACGCCGTCGCGGAACTCAAGGGCTGGGTCAACGAGATGACCCTTCCCGAGGACCAGGAGTTCAGGCCGCAGTCCGACGCGTTCTTCGCCCGGGCGGCGGGACCGAAGGTCAGCGGCTGGATCGGCCGGGCCTTCGAGCGGGGACTTCAACAGCCCGGCGATCTCGAGAACCGACTCGGCACACGCGGGTTCGAGGTGTAG